The nucleotide window GTCAGTTATTAAATCAACAACTTGAACTTTTTCAAGAACAGTAAAATCTAAAATTACGGTTTGTCAATCGCTTTTATCAGGTCTAGTTTTTGCGCGGTAACTTTGAACTCTAATTAGAGAAGCATATTTAGAAAGTTCATCAATGTCAACAATTTTTGGCGAAAAGTCATTTTCGATTTTGGGATCTACAGTTAGCTTTTCATTTTCTGAAGTTTTAGACTTAGCAGCATTAGCAGCCCCTGACTTGTTTTGTTCAGTAGCTTTTTTGTCAAGTTGTTCATCAATAATTTCTTCTTCAAATAAATCTACTTCTTCATTTTCTTTACGGTAAACAATTAACAACTCTTTGTTTGTTAAAGTTGTCCGTGAAGTTGAATGGTAAATTTCCCTGAGAATCTTAATTGATTCAGGGTCGCTAAAACTAATAGTTTGCTGAGCGGTGTTTGGAAAATAAATATCCTCTGATGCAACTAAAAATCGGTATGAATGAACTGGCATAGTAAAAACTCCTCAAATGTCCTTTGATTGTTTATTTCAATTTTTTCTAGATAATTATATCACAAAAACTAAAAAAATTTTAACAACTCAAAAAAATTAGCAAAATTACAAATAAATTTTTTATTTTAAAGAAGTTGGGGTTATAAATTGCTTAGTTTAGCCTCTTATTTTTGTGAAAATGTTCAATAATCATGTAAATAGGAGAAGCTAAAACTGATTGAAAAGCAAAATTTGCAAGATTAAAAGGAATAAAAACACTAAAAATAAAAGACCAATACGAAAAATTTTCGGTTTTTAAAAGCTCTTTTTGAATATTATCCCACCCCTTATAAACTAAGTCAAGAGATACTGAACTTATTGCTTTAAAAAGTTTTAAATAAACTGGAAGAATCAAAACTCCGTTTAAAAAAGTCATCATCAAACTGGTTGTAAGTGTTGAGACAATTAGTGATAAAATAATGAACCTTTTTATTTTAGCGAAATTTTTAAAAATTTTGATAAAAAGATAACGAAAACCAAAAAATGAAAAAATGTATATAACTGAAGCTAAAAATAGTACAAAATGGCCAAAATAGATAATGTCAATTCCGCCAAAATGGTTAAAAATAAGTCAAGGACCGATTGCAAATCTAACCAAAAGGCATAAAAAACCCAACCAAAAACTACCCAGCAAGAATATTGGCACTAAAAAAAGGGTGGATAAGTCAAATTTTAGTCCAAGAGTTTGAAAAAACGGTCATGAAAAATAATTGTGTGAAAAAATAAAAAAAAGTAGCGAAAGACTAAATAAAATTCCAGTAATTGCTATTTTGAAATTATAGTTAGAATTTCACGAAATTGAAGTTTTCAACTCTAATCCCCAAAGAAACGATCACCGGCATCACCAATTCCAGGAATAATGTAACCTTTTTCATTAAGTTTTTCATCTTTCTGGCCAAAAAAGATACTTACTTGCGGGTATTTTTTGGCAATTTTATCAAGACCTTCTTGAACAGTTAAAATTGTAGCAATAATTATTTTGGCAAACCCTTTTTCAATAAGGTAATCAATCGTGCTAATTATCGAATTCCCTGTTGCTAAAATAGGGTCTAAAATAATTGCAACTGAATTTGGACTAGCTTTAGGCAAATTTAGATAGTAAGTTGTATTTGAAAGATCTAAATTCCGCTTCATTCCCACGGGCGCAACTTTCGCATCAGGAACTAGATTCAAAAAAGGATCTAACATTGCAAATCCAGCACGTAAAATTGGCACAAAAACAACAGAGTCACTAATTTTTGTTCCTGAAAAAGGCTCTTTAAGAACAGATGTGCCATTAAAATCTGTTGAATTAAGTTTGGCTAAAACAGGGAAGGCAAGTAAATAGGAAATTTTCTCAATTGCAGCCCGGAAATCAACTAAAGAAACATTTTGCCTTATTTTAGCAATTTCGCTAGCAATTATAGGATGACTAACATTTACTTGCATAATTTTTTCCTTTAAATTTAAAATTAAAATTAAAATTAACTTTGAAATTTGAAATTTTTAAATTATAACATAATTTAAAAAATTCAAAGACTAATATTCAGATTTTTTATCGTCCAAGTTTTCAACAATACTTACAGATTTAGAAGTCCCAAAACGAGTAGCGCCTAATTTATAATATGTTTTAATATCTTCAATTGACGAAATTCCGCCCGCTGCTTTTATTTGTAGGTTTTTGGATTTATTAGCACTCATTATTTCAATGTCTTGAATAGTTGCACCACGGTAAGAAAATCCTGTTGAGGTTTTAATAAAATCTGCATTTGATTTGCTTACAATTTTAGTAGCCTCGGCAATTTCATTTGCTGATAAAAGTGCGGTTTCGACTATAACTTTCAGAATTTTTGTCCCAATTTCTTTTTTTATTAGGTTAATTTCATTGATAACAAAGTCAAATTCTTTTTCCTTAAATTTACCAATGTTCATTACCATATCAATTTCATCAGCCCCGTGCATTATTGCAAGACTGGCTTCTTTTTGCTTTACAGCGCTAACTTGATTTCCAAGTGGGAAGCCAATTACAGTGACAATTTTAATATCTGTGTCTTTTAGTTCTTGTTTTGCTAATTTAACTCAAGTAGGTGCGATGCAAATAGCGCCAAAATTGTATTTTTTTGCCTCAGCAATTAGATTTTTGATATCTTGAGAAGTTGTCTGGGCTTTTAAAATTGTGTGATCGATTAATTTATTGAAATTCATAAATCTCCTTTTAAAATAAAAAATATGTTTTTAAATTAGGCTAATTTAAAAACATATTTTCAACTTCTGGTTCAGGTTTGATTGAAAAAGTTTTTGCAATTAAATCCTGAATTTTGCTCAAGTCAATCGGATTAGAAGAATAAAGGCTAAAAATTAACTGATCGTCTTGAACATATGTTCCAGATTCAACTTCTAGACAAATTCCGGCTTCATAGTCGATTTTTTGGTTTAATTTAGTACGACCTCCGCCTAAAAATGCAACAATTTTTCCAAAATTTATTGCATTTTCCCATTTTATATATCCGCTTTGTGGGGCAAAAATTTGTTCCTTATATGCTGGAATTCAAAAGTTTGAAGACTGAATTGTTGCCGGATTTCCGCCTTGGGCTACTACCATTTTTAAGAAAATTTCATTTGGAAGTTCAGACTCAATAATTTTAGTAACTTTTTCACGGGCTTTTTCAATTTTTAGCTTTTCAATTTCAGAAAGTGTTTGGGCCACTAATTCTTTTGCAAAATCAGCGAGTTGGGACTGTTGACCTTGAAGAATCGCTAGTGATTCAATAATTTCATTTTTATTCCCGATCATTCGTCCAAGCGGGGCATCCATATTGGTAATTTTAACAATAGTTTTTTTCCCAAATCTTTTTCCGAGCATTTTGATTTTACTTGCTAATTTTTTTGCCTGTCCAAGATCAGTCATAAAAGCGCCACTACCACATTTTACGTCAATTAAAATAACATCTGTGTCAGTAGCAATTTTTTTTGACATTATTGAACTTGCAATTAACGGAATTGACGAAACTGTTCCACTAACATCACGAAGCGCATAAATTTTTTTATCAGCAGGAACAATTGCATTTGACTGTGCGGTAATTGCAATTCCGATTTTTTGAACTTGATCTAAAAAACTAGCTTCTGTTAGTTGAGTTTGAAATCCTGGAATTGACTCAAGTTTGTCGATTGTACCACCAGTAAATCCAAGACCTCTTCCAGACATTTTGGCCACTTTGTAGCCAAGAGCAGCAAAAATTGGTCCTATTATTAGTGATATTTTATCACCAACACCGCCTGTTGAGTGCTTGTCAATTTTAACTCCGTTAATTTTTCTGAGATTTATTGTCTTACCGGATGCAATAATTTCGCGAGTAAAGAAATAAAGCTCATCATCATCAAGGCCGTTAATTAAAATTGCCATCAAAAATGAAGAAAACTGGTAGTCGGCAATTAGGCCAGACAGAAATCCATTAATCATGAAATGAATTTCTTCTTCGCTTAAATGTTCTTTTTTGACTTTTTTTTCAATAATTTCAAATAAATTCATATTTTAAAGTGCTCCAAGGGCAATTTCAATCATTTCTTCAAATTTTTCTTGTCTTGCTAAAGGATCAAGTGAAGTTTTGGTAATTAAACTATCAGAAATTGTAAGAATTGAAGCTGCCTTTTTTTGCAAGTGATTAGCTATTGTAAAAAGAGCAAAAGATTCCATTTCTACTGCTTGTGCTCTTGAAAGTTCGATTGTTTTTGATAAATCGCGGGTAGAGTAAAAAACATCAGTTGAGTGAATATTTGTATAAACCGGACTCAAACCTAATTTTTCAGCACTATGGAATAAATTTGCTACAAGTTCCAAATCAGGGTAACTTAAATGAGATTGACCCTGACCTAAAAGTGCCGGAAATGAACAAGAATCTGATCAAGCTGATTTTGCAATAACAAGGTCAAAAATTTCAAGATCCTTATCATAAGAACCAGCTGATCCAATCCGAATTATTTTCTCAACATCATAAAATTTAAACAGTTCATAGGCATAAATACCAATAGAACCAGAACCCATCCCTGAGGCAGCGATAGTTACTTCTTTGTCTTTATATTTGCCGGTAAAAATTAAGTTATTACGGACTTTTGAAACAAGTTTGGCGTCGGTTAAAAAATTTTTAGCAATAAATTCTGCTCGAAGCGGATCTCCGGGCATTAATACAACTGGCGCAATTTCATGTTTCTTAGCTTCAATATGTGGTGTCATGATTCTCCTCTTAGGCATATTATAATATAAAAAAGTATTTTGGACACTAAATTTTTGCAAATGTTAAAAAGATTTCTAAACGGCATAACATTTTGCGCAAATTCGAAACTTAATCCAAAAAAGACTAAAGCAAGAACCAAAAACTAATGAAAAACTATAATAAATAATCCCGTACAACAATAAATTAACCAAATTGAAAATAATTAAAAATGAAAAAGCTAAAGAAACTGCAATTAAAAAGGGTTTTCCTTTATTTCGTGAAAAATTGCACAAATCTTTCTGGAATCTTTTGTCATTAAATAAACTATTTTTTCAATAAATTGGATTAATTTTTGGCAAAAACAGCAAAAAAAGCAACAAAAAAAACAAAAAACTAGCAAGACCACTAAGGCCTACAAAAATCGCAAAGGTGAAGTTTTGAAAGAACCAAAAGTAGAAAAAATTTTCTACTACAGAAAGGACAAAACCTAAAAGTGACAAAAAGTAGCTAATTTTCGCCAATAAAAGCAAAACATTAGTATTTTTTAGCATCCTTTGACTTATCCTCTCTGCCAATTTTAGCATCTTTTAGTGAAAAACAAAGAAAAAAGTAAAAACAAGCAAGTTTTCTTATTTCCTTTGCATTCTAAAGTTTTTCTTTAATTTTAGGGGGGTACTTTAGTCGCTTGAATTTTGCGAATTAGAAGTCTGATCTGGCTCGGGTTTTTCTGTATTTTCCAGATTTTCTGACTCTTGTTGGGCGCTCTGCTCAGCTTTGGCCATTTCTTTTTGCCTGTCAAGTTCTAACATTTTCATGATCGCATCAGGATCGTCTTTTACATCAAAAAAGAAGTTTGAAGGTAAAAAGTCGTCTTGATTATTTTGTTTGGTTTGGTTTTGCTGATCTGCCTCAAAAAAGCTCTCAGCATTTTGGCCTTGCTCAGTTGCTTGCATTTCAGAGTCAATTTTGAGTTCTTTTTGGCCCAGAAGTTCAAGTTGTTCTTGATTCATTCTTAGCAAAATATTACGTTTTTCGTCAAGGGGCATATCTTCTTTGAGATTAACAAGTTTATTGTTGGCAATTTGTCAGAGTTCAAATCCGCCGCTAGCATCGAGTCTTTGAATGTTGTTATTTTTGAGTTGTTCGTAAATAAATTCAGGCTGGCTTTCTTTTTCAATTTGTTTTGCATAAGCAATTCGGTCTTCGTTAGTTGCAATTAGTTGAGCAACGATGTGATCAGGGGTGTCAGACGGATAAGAAATTGCACTACCATCAGAAAGAATTGCCTGGACATATTCAATTTTTTCGGCATTAGAGTTATTAAAAAGGCCAACAATTGCCTGAAAAGCGGACTCGGAAATTAAAATGTTAAATTTGGAAGTAGCCTGTTCTGTAAAAATTTGGTAAGGATTTTTTTGGGAATACTGGACTAAATTTGCCGAAGAGCGAAGTTTGTCAATTGTGTCAATATGATTTTGTCATTGATTGTCAAGGACAGATAAAATTATGTGCCGCTCGGAGTCAAAATAGTTTTGGCCAATATTTTCTTTTAAGGTCGGCTGGAGAGTTTCGAAATAAATTTTATTTAGTTCCTGGACTAAAAAGTTGCTGAGTTCTTCAAAAGGGTATTTTTCCAGTCCGCTCTGGCCAAAGTCATAGCGAGTTATTCTTGAAAGGTTGTCATTTAAAAAATCAACTAAATTTTTATAGTGAATTTCTTGGTTTGGCAGCAAAATAAAGTCATAACCTAAAATAACTTCAACAGTTCTAATGATCATTTTTTTAATATAGTGATCAAAATTGTCAATTTGAAGCAAAATGTCACGTTGAGTATAAATTAAATCACGTTGCTGGCGAATAACATCATCATAACTCAACACGGTTTTTCGCATATCAAAGTTAAAGCCTTCAATTTTTTTCTGGGCTGCTAGTAAAACTGAGTGAATATATTTTCCTTTGATGGCTCCAGCAGTTAGTCCGTAGGTGTCAAAAATTTGTTCAAAATTGGAAAAACGGCGCAACAACTGGTCTTGAAGGGAAATAAAAAATCTTGAGACACCAATATCACCTTGGCGACCTGCCCGACCACGAAGTTGGTTGTCAATTCTTCTTGATTCAGCCTTATCTGTCCCTAAAATATAAAGTCCGCCAAGGTCAATAACTCCAGGTTCAAGAATAATATCTGTTCCCCGGCCAGCCATATTTGTTGCGATTGTTATTGCATTTTTACGGCCTGCTTTTGCGATAATTTCAGCCTCAAGTTGGTTTTGTTTTGCATTTAAAACTGTATGAAACAGCCCTTTTTGGTTGAGCATTTCTGAGAGAGTCTCAGAGTCAACAACTTGGGAGGTACCAATTAAAATTGGCTGACCAGTTTTATGAACTCGTTGGACTTCGGCAATAATTGCCTTATTTTTTTGCTCAATTGTGGCAAAAATTTCATCTTTTTCATCGCGGCGGGCCAGTGGTTTGTTTGTGGGAATGACATTGACACGCATATTGTAAACATCGATAAATTCTTGCTCTTCGGTCTTAGCAGTCCCGGTCATTCCTGAGAGTTTTTTAAAAAGACGAAAAAAGTTTTGGTAAGTAATTGTTGCCAATGTTTTTGTTTCAGGTTCAATTTCGATTCCTTCTTTTGCCTGAAGGGCTTGCTGGAGACCTTCAGAATAAGATCTTCCGGCCATAATTCGCCCGGTAAATTGGTCAACAAGCTCGATTTTACCGTCTTGGACAATATACTCAACGTCTTTTTTCATTACTTTATTTGCACGCAAGGCATTTTGAATTCGGTGAACAAGTTCAGAGTTTTCAATTTCATAAAGGTTGCGCAAACCAAAAAAGGCATTAGCTTTGTCAATACCTTTGTCATTTAATTTAATACCTTTTGTTTCTTGGTCAATATAAAAATCTTCATTTACAAGTGTATTTACAAATTGGTTGGCAGATAAATATTGAGCTGGAAGGTTGGATTTTCCACCGCTAATAATCAAAGGGGTTTTAGCCTCGTCAATTAAAATTGAATCAATTTCATCAATAAGGCAAAAATTTAGTCCTCTTTGAACTTTTTCAGCAGCACTATAGACCATGTTATCACGCAAATAGTCAAATCCTAATTCTGAATGAATTGAGTAGGTAATGTCAGCAGCGTACATCATTCTTTTAGTTTCAGGATCCATTTGGGCTTTATTAATTCCAACAGAAAGACCTAAAAAATTATAGACCTTACCATTATCTTCAGCGTCCCGCTCAGATAGATATTCATTGACAGTTGAGACAATAACTCCTTGACCTGAGAGTGCATTAAGATAAACTGGCGCAATTGAGGCAATTGTCTTACCTTCTCCAGTTTTCATCTCAGCAACCGAACCCATGTCAAGAATTAGCCCACCAAGAATTTGGACATCATATGGTGTTTTTCCAAGGATTCTTTTTGTTGCCTCACGGGCTACGGCAAAAGCATCAACCCGAATATCTTTGAGTTTTTCACCATTTGCAAGCCGCTTTTTGAGAACATTTGTCTGATTAGCAAGATCCTGATCGGTCATTGAGCCATAATAACCGCGCTTTTGGTTTATCTGCTTTAAAAGACGGTATGCAAGCCGTAGTTCTGAAGAAGTCTTAAAAAAATTGATAACCTTTTTCATTAGATTAGTTTCCTTCCTTAATTTATTAACTCATTCTTTTTAACCGCTAAAAATTATACCACATTTTTTAATATAATATATAATTTATTTTTATTTTATTTATTAGGGCGGTTTTTGGCTTGGTTAGACTTGACACTAGTCTTACTACAGACGCAGAAAATGCCTTAATTTTAGCATATTTTTGAATAAAAAGGAAAAAATAATTTTCTTTTTGGTATAATTTTACTATTTATGAAAATTATAATTTAAAAAAATAGGAGAAATTCATTTATTAGTCAAAAAAATAATTTATAATATATTTGGAAATTCAAACAACCTGCAAAAAAAAAAAAAAAGGATAATTAAGTATTTCAAAAATAAAAAAAATTAATTTTTTTTGGTATAATTTTTTACATTATGAAAAAAGAAATTCGCAACAAAGTATTAATAGTTTTAGCGGGACTTAGTTTCATCGGAATTACAGCCGGAGTTGGTATTGGTCTGCAACGATCAGCTCTTAGCTCGTCTTACCTATCACAATTTGATAATGACAAGTCCGAAACGAAATTAAACCCGCCAATAAACGATGCTGATTTGGTTGCCGCCATCAGCAATTTTAGTCTAAAACCCGAATGAAGCAAAATTTCAGCTTCACAGGCATTTAAATTACACAACGATAAATTATATGCCTTTAAATTAAGTCAAGCAGTTGATTTTTCAAAAGTTGATAATAAATTTTCTAATTTATTTTTCGATATTCAAGTAACTGAAGAAACAAAGGTTGAGTCAAATTCAATTAAGAACTTAACCGTTTTTGTTTTTGATAAAAAAACAAAAAAAGAAGTAGCAAGTCGTGCTTTTACTGCAAATCTTTCTGGATTTAGTGCAATTGCCAAAGAAGATTTTCTTGAAAATTTCATTGCTGAGTCTTCAAAATATAATCTTGACAAGTCACAACTAACTAAAAAGTTTGCTTCAGATTCAATTTTTCCTTCAGCTTTTGCCCTTAAATTTCAAGATCAATTACTAACAAATCTTCGTAAGATTTCTCCTGAAATTTTTGATGCTGTAACTACAACTCCAGTTGCTGCTGGAGTAGCAACTCAGTTTCAAGATGGCGGAGGCGGAGGAACAGGATCAGGTGGAGCAACTGGAGGAACAAATGGTGACACTGCTTCAAATGGAGCAGGTGCTGGAACCCAAGGTGATTCAAATCAACTAGGCACAGACGCTTCTTCTCCTGAAACCCCTAAAGTTGAAACAGCCCCTGAGACCCCAAAAACCCCTGAAGTTCCTTTAGTTTCTAAATTAAAACCAACAAATCCTAATCTTGAACTTGCACTTAAACAAACTTTAGAATCATTTGGTGGACTTGAATTAATTGCCGCTTCTGGATTACAGAGTTTAATTCCAAATGAGTATACTTTATTACCAGTTACTTCTGAAAAATCACTAGTTAAAATTGATATTGACGATGCAAAAGGTACTGCAAAAATTTGACTAAAATTATTGGATAAATCTAACAAAGAAAAATTAATTGGACTAGAAATTACCGGTCTTAGTTCAGTTGACTCAATTAAAGATAAAATATTTGCAAAAATAAATAAAAATCAAAATAAATATATTAGTCTAAAACCACAAGTTGCGGAATATTTTAGAAAAAATCCTAATCAAAGTATTGCTAAATTAATTTCTCAATATAACACAAAAAGTTCAGCCGCAGATTCAAAAGTGGCTAAAGTTTTTGAAGAGTATCAAAAAGACAATGATAAAATCAAGAAAGCACTTATGGGTGATGTGTCAGGTACAGGAGAAACTAAGCCTGTTGAACAAATGCCAGCACAACCTGGGACTTCTGGAGAAGAAACTCAAACCGAATTTGTAAAAAAATTAAATGAACTTGCTTCAAAAGGAGAACAGAGTTCAAAAGATGCAATTAAACAATATTTAAAAGATGAATATAATATTGATGTCAAAACAGATTCAACTTCTTCATCTCAAGAAACTGGCACCGCTGTTCAGGCAAGTGTTGCTGCGCTTTCATCTACCGGTGAAGCTGAACAACAACAAGAATCTCAAGTTCAACAGCCACAACAACCTACTGTAGAAACTGCTGAACAAATAGCTAAAAAAGATAAAGACTTTTACGCTCCTTATTTTGAAATTTATAATTATCAATTGCCAACTACTCAGTCTGAAGGTATATCTGCTTTAGTTACCCCAGATCAATTAGATTTTTGATTTGAAACTAAAGATAACCTTAAAGTTGATGATTATAATTTTGATTTTTCTTTAGATCAAAAACAAGATGAATCAAGCACAGATAAAACTTTAAAACTTAATGTTAATTTTGAAGCTGATTCTAATTTCAAATTAGAAGTTAGACCTGAAAATGTTCCATTTTTAGATGTTTCAAAAGATATTGTTAAAGAATCTGAAGTTCAAAGTACTGAAGTTCAAAGTAATGAGTCTAAACCGGTAGATGTTGCTATTCAAGTAACTCCTAAGACTCCAGAAAAAGATCATTCTTCATTTAGATTTGCTGGTTGAACATTTCCAATTACAATTAACACAGAAGGTTCAAAAGTTCAAAATGAACTTGAAAAATTAGTTGGTAATAATCACCAAGGAACACTAAATAATTCACTTCCTTATCTATTGTTCCAAAGTGATCTTGATTCAATTTTCAAAACTGCAAAGCTTGACTCATGATTTAGTCTTTCAGACAGTGATAAAAATAATGCCAAAGCTTATTTAAAATCAACACTAAATCCAATTACTGACAAAATGAGTTTGCAAAAACCTAAAGTTGAAGCTGCCCCAGCTCCGGAACCAGCTAACCCACCAGCAGCTCCTGATTCAGGCTCAACTGCAGCTCCAGCAGCTCCTGCTAATCCAGGTATGTCTACAACTCCAGGTGCTCCAGCAGATTCAGGTGCATCAGCTTCAACTTCTAACTCAACTTCAGGTGATTCTTCTAGCTCAAGCTCAAACTCAGCTTCATCTTCAAGCTCAAGTTCAAGCACAACCGCCGCAGCAACTTCTTCATCTTCAGTAGCAACTACAGCAACACCTTTCCAAGATCCAGCAACCCCTGCTCCAGAAAAAGAACAAACTTTTGCTTTTGGTGATTATTTAATTAATTATCTTGATAAGTTTGCAGGATTTAAATTAGAATCAGGGCAAAAATTAGCAATATCAAGTCAATATGATGAGAAAAAACGTTCATATAATTTTGTTTTTGAAGTTCGTGACAGCGATAATGACACGATAGCTTCATCAACATTCGGACTTGTTGGTGTTAATAAAAATAATACTGCTCTTAAAACATCACTTGCTTATGGCCCAGATGTCTTTATTGACGGAAGTTCTGGTCTTGATTTTCATGCCCATGAAGGTCAGTCAAAATCAATTTTAACTAATATTAGTTCAACAAAAACATCCTTCCAATATAAAGTAAATAATTTTACTGCCAATCCTGAACTTGATAAGTTGCTTAAAGAAAATGGATTTTACAACCAAAGAGCCCAAGATGGCAAAGGTATAACAATTAAGCAACCGCTTGTTTATGAGTATGATAACCAAGGTTCCGATTATGAATTTGACGGTAACACCAAAAAATTCATTAAAACACGTGGTCGCCAGGTTGAAAAATCAACTCTGCAAGAAGGTGTAATGTATTTTGTTTTCAAACCTGAAGATACTATTGCAAAAACAGATAAACTAGTAGATCAGTCATATAAATTATTATCAACTGCCCCAGAAGCACAAAATGGTTCTTTTGGAGCAAGTTATCTTGAACTATTTAGAACTATCGATGGAAATGGCAACAGAATTTCACCAACCATAAATCTTGGTTGAAGAATTGAAAAAGCTCGTTCATTAGCAATTGATAAAAATCAAATAGCAACAACAGAACATAATTACCAAACAAAATCATTAGTTGTTTTACGTGATGCTGATCCAGCAAGTACACAAGATCCATCTAAACTTTATGATTATAAAAAACAAGGTGATGATATTATTGATACTTTTGAAATCACCGAGTCTAAGAAATTGTTTGGAACTGGTACAGTTGGTTCAGGAACTACCCAACAACCAACCGTTAAAGTTGAAGATGTAAATGAAATCTTTAAAAAATTCATACCTCAGAGTGGTACTACCGCTGATTCTTCTACCGACGGTCAAGGTCAAATTTATCAAGATGGTATTTGATTTAATCACACAAGACCAAGCGATAATGTTTCACTTGAGTCATTCCTAAATAAAACTTGAATTTTAGAAGTTCGTATTGATAAATCATCCGTTACATTTAGTCTAATTGCCCAAAGAGAATCAAATCAAGAGCCATATGTTTGAACAAGTCAACTACAGTCAATTTATAAAGATGCTAAACAGAATATTAATCCTGATACCCCAATTGGTGTAATGTTTGGTCGTGGAATTGATTATTCCCAAATTGGTGATCGAATAATTAGTGGGCTTGATTCTTCAG belongs to Mesomycoplasma ovipneumoniae and includes:
- a CDS encoding P110/LppT family adhesin N-terminal domain, with the translated sequence MKKEIRNKVLIVLAGLSFIGITAGVGIGLQRSALSSSYLSQFDNDKSETKLNPPINDADLVAAISNFSLKPEWSKISASQAFKLHNDKLYAFKLSQAVDFSKVDNKFSNLFFDIQVTEETKVESNSIKNLTVFVFDKKTKKEVASRAFTANLSGFSAIAKEDFLENFIAESSKYNLDKSQLTKKFASDSIFPSAFALKFQDQLLTNLRKISPEIFDAVTTTPVAAGVATQFQDGGGGGTGSGGATGGTNGDTASNGAGAGTQGDSNQLGTDASSPETPKVETAPETPKTPEVPLVSKLKPTNPNLELALKQTLESFGGLELIAASGLQSLIPNEYTLLPVTSEKSLVKIDIDDAKGTAKIWLKLLDKSNKEKLIGLEITGLSSVDSIKDKIFAKINKNQNKYISLKPQVAEYFRKNPNQSIAKLISQYNTKSSAADSKVAKVFEEYQKDNDKIKKALMGDVSGTGETKPVEQMPAQPGTSGEETQTEFVKKLNELASKGEQSSKDAIKQYLKDEYNIDVKTDSTSSSQETGTAVQASVAALSSTGEAEQQQESQVQQPQQPTVETAEQIAKKDKDFYAPYFEIYNYQLPTTQSEGISALVTPDQLDFWFETKDNLKVDDYNFDFSLDQKQDESSTDKTLKLNVNFEADSNFKLEVRPENVPFLDVSKDIVKESEVQSTEVQSNESKPVDVAIQVTPKTPEKDHSSFRFAGWTFPITINTEGSKVQNELEKLVGNNHQGTLNNSLPYLLFQSDLDSIFKTAKLDSWFSLSDSDKNNAKAYLKSTLNPITDKMSLQKPKVEAAPAPEPANPPAAPDSGSTAAPAAPANPGMSTTPGAPADSGASASTSNSTSGDSSSSSSNSASSSSSSSSTTAAATSSSSVATTATPFQDPATPAPEKEQTFAFGDYLINYLDKFAGFKLESGQKLAISSQYDEKKRSYNFVFEVRDSDNDTIASSTFGLVGVNKNNTALKTSLAYGPDVFIDGSSGLDFHAHEGQSKSILTNISSTKTSFQYKVNNFTANPELDKLLKENGFYNQRAQDGKGITIKQPLVYEYDNQGSDYEFDGNTKKFIKTRGRQVEKSTLQEGVMYFVFKPEDTIAKTDKLVDQSYKLLSTAPEAQNGSFGASYLELFRTIDGNGNRISPTINLGWRIEKARSLAIDKNQIATTEHNYQTKSLVVLRDADPASTQDPSKLYDYKKQGDDIIDTFEITESKKLFGTGTVGSGTTQQPTVKVEDVNEIFKKFIPQSGTTADSSTDGQGQIYQDGIWFNHTRPSDNVSLESFLNKTWILEVRIDKSSVTFSLIAQRESNQEPYVWTSQLQSIYKDAKQNINPDTPIGVMFGRGIDYSQIGDRIISGLDSSGKDREGITFKALAVFKGEKMAKDDKARLEIRKAFIDQYFK